In Candidatus Neomarinimicrobiota bacterium, the DNA window GGTGCGAACGGTGGCAGCCCTGCCGGGAGTAGCCATAAATAACGATGGTGGCAGAAACGACTTGCTGGTGAGGGGCGGCGGCCCGTCGGAAAATTTATACCTGATCAATAATATAGAAATCCCCAACATTAATCATTTTGGCTCCCAGGGGACGGGAAGCGGCTCCCTGAGTTTTATCAACCTGGATTTTGTGGATAAAGTGGACTTCTCCACCGGCGGATTCAGCGCGCAATACGGAGACAAGATGAGCTCTGTGCTGGCGCTGGATATGGCCGACGGACGGGAAGACCGGTTCGGGAGTAAGGTTTTAGTTTCCGCTACACAGTACGGGCTAAATGCCGAAGGTCCGCTGGGTAACGATGGCAATTTCATCTACTCCATCCGTCGGAGCTACCTGGATCTCATTTTCGAGGCCAACGGACTGCCGTTCGTTCCGACATATACCGACTGGAATTTCGTCGCCAATTACGATGTGACACCTACGGATAAACTCTTTGTGTTGGGTATCGGCGCCTACGACGAAGTCAACCGGGATCAGAGCACCCTGGAGAGCCGGGTGTTCAACGCAGGTATTATGGACAATTCGCAGAACCGCTGGATCGGCGGACTGAACTACCGCCATCTGCTGGGCAGCGGGTATCTGGATTTCACCTTGAGTAACAATTATACGGATTTCCAGTTCAGCCAGGTGGATTCAGTCCAGACGGAATATTTTCGCAGCGAAGCTACCGAAGTGGAGACGAACCTGAAGTTGCAACATTACTGGCGGCTGAGTAACAGTGTGAACCTGCTGAGCGGCGCATCGGTCAAGGATGTCCGGAATGAGAACACCACTACTTTCGCAGATACCATATACAACCGGAACGGCGATCAGGTGCCGGTGAATTCGCTGGGCATACCGCAGCGGCTGGAGGAGAATTCCGACGCATTCAAGAACGCGCTCTTCTCGGAGATTCAATGGAAAATCACACCAAAATTGGAAGTTTCAACAGGCATCCGGGCGGATATTTACACCTTCCTGGATCAGCCATGGTACGTGGCGCCGCGATTCAAGATGCGGTACGCGTTTAATGAGGTATTCAGCCTGAAATCCAGCGCCGGGATTTACTATCAGGCGCCCTCGTACGTCTGGGTGATCAACGATGTGAATACCCAGCTGAAGGCGCTGCGGAATAACATGGCGGTGGTCGGATTCGACTATCTGCTCGATGAGGATCTGCGGCTTTCGGTAGAATCCTATTACAAGGATTACCAGGATCTACCCACCGGCGCCACACCCGGCACCGATTATCTGGTGATTACAAACACCGGCACCGGGTTCGGCGGACGGGAGAACGATTTCCAGTCCTTCGGCTATTTTCCCATGGAATCAACAGCGTACGGCCACGCCTACGGATTCGAATTGTTTCTGCAGAAAAAATACTCCGAGGTGCCACATTACGGGAAGGCTAGTCTGACTTACAGCAAGAGTGAATTCACTGCCGGCAACGGCAGGGTGCAGCCCGGCGAATTCGACCAGCGCTGGATCTTCAACCTGTACGGCGGATACAAGTTTAACGCGGATTGGGAAATGAGCGGCAAATTCCGGTTCTTCACCGGCGCACCGTATACGCCGGTATATCGGCCATCGGAGAACGGCGGGGAGATTCAGAATCTGCCGGAAGAATACCTGTCGAAGCGACTCGAACCGGGACATCATCTGGACGTTCGGCTGAATCGGTACTGGAATTTTGAGAGCTGGACATTCATCGCATTCATCGATATTCAGAACATCTACAACAATCGGATCCAGGTACGGCCGCGCTACGACTTCTGGGAGGACGAAGTCGTTGACCGGCAGGGCATCGGGATTTTGCCGTCGATTGGACTCAGCGCGGAGTTGTAGGATAGGGAATGGGGCAATTATGTAGTTCAGCTGAGTCATCATCCCGAGCGGAGGTTCTTCAGAACCGAAGCCGAGGGATCTCGTCAATTACACTGGGTGGTTTAAATTTCCGGCAAAGTAACACTTACCTCAAAGAGATCCCTGTGGGACAGAGGGCAAGACCTGGAAGGGTCGATAAAATTGGGAGATGAAAAACCAGGTTCAACCTGTCATTTCGACCGAAGTGAACCTTTGGTTTTTAAAAGGTGAACGAAGCGGAAAAATCTCGTGAAAATCCAATAGGAATGGAAAAATAATTCAAATATTCCGGGATGACTTGCACTTTTTTTCTTGAGTGCAAAGTAACACTTACCTCAAAGAGACCCCTGTGGGACAGGGGTTAAGACCCTGGAAGGATCGGTTATACAAAGAAAGTGAAAAATGAAGCATAAAATTAAACTCACTACCCTCTACCTCCTCCTCGGCGCCGGCGGACTCTGGCACTTGCTGGGATTGTTTCAGTCAGCGATGGCCTGGCTAGCCGGGCCGTTGCTGATTGGACTCGGTGTCTGGACTGCATGGGAGTGGTATCACACATTATCTGAAAATCAGCGATGGCGGTATATAGGTTGGGCAACGTTCGTGATCGCGGGGAGTTTTCTCCTGGAGTGGATCGGCGTAAAAACCGGAGTGGTCTTCGGCGAGTACCATTACGGCACTGTACTTCAACCGCAAGTCGCCGGAGTGCCGGTCGCCATCGGCTTTGCCTGGCTGACGGTGATGCTCTCTTCGACCGCTGTGGTCGGGAGGCTTCGATCCGGAATG includes these proteins:
- a CDS encoding carotenoid biosynthesis protein produces the protein MKHKIKLTTLYLLLGAGGLWHLLGLFQSAMAWLAGPLLIGLGVWTAWEWYHTLSENQRWRYIGWATFVIAGSFLLEWIGVKTGVVFGEYHYGTVLQPQVAGVPVAIGFAWLTVMLSSTAVVGRLRSGMRGWGLVIGGALFMVTFDVILELAAMKLGYWEWEGVLVPIRNYVAWFAGGLIFLSIGDLLKIFPSKIPKILMHMYFAQILYFGLALI
- a CDS encoding TonB-dependent receptor, whose product is MMKRISIIFAAVLGITVTGVQHTHAQQTGVIQGTVVDAKTQEPLIGVNVVVVDTDLGASTDMEGFYRITGVPIGTERLRFSYIGYETLLRTDVIVTRNKPAQENAELQPQAVEGEEVVVTAGYFEELRKAQTSKIQLSKEEIRRFPGGFEDVVRTVAALPGVAINNDGGRNDLLVRGGGPSENLYLINNIEIPNINHFGSQGTGSGSLSFINLDFVDKVDFSTGGFSAQYGDKMSSVLALDMADGREDRFGSKVLVSATQYGLNAEGPLGNDGNFIYSIRRSYLDLIFEANGLPFVPTYTDWNFVANYDVTPTDKLFVLGIGAYDEVNRDQSTLESRVFNAGIMDNSQNRWIGGLNYRHLLGSGYLDFTLSNNYTDFQFSQVDSVQTEYFRSEATEVETNLKLQHYWRLSNSVNLLSGASVKDVRNENTTTFADTIYNRNGDQVPVNSLGIPQRLEENSDAFKNALFSEIQWKITPKLEVSTGIRADIYTFLDQPWYVAPRFKMRYAFNEVFSLKSSAGIYYQAPSYVWVINDVNTQLKALRNNMAVVGFDYLLDEDLRLSVESYYKDYQDLPTGATPGTDYLVITNTGTGFGGRENDFQSFGYFPMESTAYGHAYGFELFLQKKYSEVPHYGKASLTYSKSEFTAGNGRVQPGEFDQRWIFNLYGGYKFNADWEMSGKFRFFTGAPYTPVYRPSENGGEIQNLPEEYLSKRLEPGHHLDVRLNRYWNFESWTFIAFIDIQNIYNNRIQVRPRYDFWEDEVVDRQGIGILPSIGLSAEL